In Hydra vulgaris chromosome 06, alternate assembly HydraT2T_AEP, a genomic segment contains:
- the LOC136081365 gene encoding 52 kDa repressor of the inhibitor of the protein kinase-like: MPHSISIHAELDLWETFWNNRSVIPSTISEILKSIDMMGFPNIREGFLIMGTIPITTCKCERSISVIRRLKTYMRSRMTESRFNSLALMSIHQEIIPDVERVLNIFSVLGERRLELVFT, from the coding sequence ATGCCTCATTCTATATCAATTCATGCTGAATTAGATTTGTGGGAGACATTTTGGAACAATCGATCTGTGATCCCATCCACTATTTCAGAGATTTTAAAGTCTATTGATATGATGGGTTTCCCAAACATTAGAGaaggttttttaataatggGAACAATTCCAATTACTACATGTAAATGCGAGAGGAGCATTTCTGTTATACGCAGACTGAAAACTTATATGCGAAGCCGCATGACAGAGTCAAGATTTAATTCTTTAGCTCTGATGTCTATTCATCAAGAAATAATTCCTGATGTAGAaagagttttaaatattttttctgttttaggggAACGACGCTTAGAGTTGGTTTTtacctaa